From the Leucobacter tenebrionis genome, one window contains:
- a CDS encoding LPXTG cell wall anchor domain-containing protein translates to MRSLSNDLAVTGGSDNTVFIVVAIIVVVIALALILFGVMRKRRASATEGAEPEAGGAVPGEDGSAGDTGVER, encoded by the coding sequence ATGAGGTCACTGTCGAATGACCTGGCCGTCACCGGCGGCTCGGACAACACGGTGTTCATCGTCGTTGCGATCATCGTCGTCGTCATCGCGCTCGCGCTGATCCTGTTCGGCGTCATGCGCAAGCGACGCGCATCAGCGACGGAGGGAGCGGAGCCTGAAGCCGGGGGTGCCGTCCCCGGTGAAGACGGGAGTGCCGGAGACACCGGCGTCGAGCGCTGA
- a CDS encoding polysaccharide biosynthesis tyrosine autokinase, giving the protein MELTDYWKVLRAHWVSILAIAVLGTLVGFGWALLQPKVYTANASGIVSAGVGTDIGSAMAGENYAKSRVKSYLDLAMSRSVAASAAEATGLSDSPDALLTRVRVENPLDTATLKVSASAGTPEEARDLAEAWVVAIGDHVSELENSGAGADGAMSIVTFRSLDAAQLPSSPSSPNTKLAVAIGSLVGVVVAIGYALLRRVFDRRVRSTAEVEQETGTAVIGTIPAHRGFDDDNRIILSTGGNDRSQRGADEYAVAESLRELRTNLQFMNIDDPPRKIVVTSALPGEGKSTVISNLANAIAASGRPVIVIDGDLRRPMLAKTFGLPEGAGLTDVLIGRAKIVDVLQPWGTSGKLFVLGAGKVPPNPSELLGSKRLHSLLDELAELATVLIDAPPLLPVTDAAILTARTDGALVVTRARRTTYDELKAALANLGKVKAHTLGIIINGVPMRGVSAEGYGYRYRSYYGRTATEPAAAAPSAAQSAASSAAPSPASSAASSSEAPAQPVKRSSYRAPQQSEPVPAAPASRRRARTAE; this is encoded by the coding sequence GTGGAACTCACCGATTACTGGAAAGTGCTGCGCGCCCACTGGGTCTCCATCCTCGCCATCGCCGTTCTCGGAACGCTGGTCGGGTTCGGGTGGGCCCTGCTGCAGCCCAAGGTCTACACCGCGAACGCCAGCGGCATCGTGTCCGCCGGAGTCGGCACCGACATCGGTTCGGCCATGGCCGGTGAGAACTACGCCAAGTCGAGGGTGAAGTCCTATCTCGACCTCGCCATGTCCCGTTCGGTCGCCGCGAGTGCGGCGGAGGCGACCGGGCTCAGCGACTCCCCGGACGCACTGCTCACGCGGGTGCGGGTCGAGAACCCGCTCGACACCGCGACCCTCAAGGTCTCGGCATCGGCGGGGACGCCGGAGGAGGCGCGGGACCTGGCCGAGGCCTGGGTCGTGGCCATCGGAGACCACGTCTCCGAACTCGAGAACAGCGGTGCGGGGGCGGACGGGGCGATGTCGATCGTGACCTTCCGATCCCTCGATGCCGCGCAGCTGCCGTCCTCTCCGTCATCTCCGAACACGAAGCTCGCCGTGGCCATCGGTTCGCTCGTCGGCGTCGTCGTCGCCATCGGCTACGCCCTGCTGCGCCGTGTGTTCGACCGCCGGGTGCGCTCGACCGCCGAGGTCGAGCAGGAGACCGGAACGGCCGTCATCGGCACGATCCCCGCGCACAGGGGCTTCGACGACGATAACCGCATCATCCTCAGCACCGGCGGCAACGACCGCAGCCAGCGCGGCGCAGACGAGTACGCGGTCGCCGAGTCGCTGCGCGAACTGCGCACCAACCTGCAGTTCATGAACATCGACGACCCGCCGCGCAAGATCGTCGTCACCAGCGCGCTGCCGGGGGAGGGCAAGTCCACCGTCATCAGTAACCTCGCCAACGCCATCGCGGCCTCCGGGAGGCCCGTCATCGTCATCGACGGCGATCTCCGCAGGCCGATGCTCGCCAAGACCTTCGGCCTGCCCGAGGGGGCGGGGCTCACCGACGTGCTCATCGGGCGGGCGAAGATCGTCGACGTGCTGCAGCCCTGGGGCACCTCGGGGAAGCTCTTCGTGCTCGGCGCGGGCAAGGTACCCCCGAACCCCAGCGAACTGCTCGGGTCCAAGAGGCTCCACAGCCTGCTCGACGAGCTGGCCGAGCTCGCGACAGTGCTCATCGACGCCCCGCCGCTGCTGCCGGTGACCGACGCCGCGATCCTCACCGCGCGCACCGACGGCGCGCTCGTCGTGACCCGCGCCCGCCGCACCACCTACGACGAGCTCAAGGCGGCGCTCGCGAACCTGGGGAAGGTCAAGGCCCACACCCTCGGCATCATCATCAACGGCGTGCCGATGCGAGGGGTCAGCGCCGAGGGTTACGGATACCGGTACCGCTCCTACTACGGGCGCACTGCGACCGAGCCCGCCGCGGCCGCTCCGTCAGCTGCCCAGTCGGCCGCCTCGTCGGCTGCCCCGTCACCCGCCTCGTCGGCCGCCTCGTCGTCGGAAGCGCCGGCGCAACCGGTCAAGCGCTCCTCGTACCGGGCTCCCCAGCAGAGCGAACCCGTGCCCGCTGCTCCGGCCAGCCGGCGGAGAGCGAGAACGGCTGAATGA
- a CDS encoding phytoene desaturase family protein has translation MTSAGAAVIGAGPNGLAAAVTLARAGVPVTVYEAAETIGGGTRTQELVRPGVLHDVCSAIHPMALATGFFRAFELERRMEFVIPEVSYANPLDGEAGRWGGGADRAALAYRDLERTATELGRDGSAYARFYRPLLSHLEGVVDFALGGSMLRWPSDIPAAILTGLRTLEQGTPLWNARFREQAAPALISGVAAHSIGRMPNLATAGVGVVLGALGHARGWPVPVGGSRAITDALAADLLAHGGRIETGHPVSDVRELSAFKVKLFDTSARGLARIAGSALPGRYRRALGRFRYGDAATKVDFVLDGPIPWKDPRVAAAPTVHLGGSRAEGAASELEVSRGRHPRQPYVLLAQAAAFDPSRAPQREGGRDLTPIWSYTHVPSGSTVDMSEAVIAQIERFAPGFRDRIVDLRVITAAEFADYNRNYVGGDFSAGAVSVPQLVARPVISAEPWRTPAAGIYLCSSSTPPGPGVHGLSGWYAARSALRHEYGLPEPDLGFDGSV, from the coding sequence ATGACTTCAGCAGGCGCCGCCGTCATCGGAGCAGGCCCGAACGGCCTCGCCGCGGCCGTCACCCTCGCTCGTGCCGGAGTGCCCGTGACGGTCTACGAGGCGGCGGAGACCATCGGCGGCGGAACCCGCACCCAGGAGCTCGTGCGCCCGGGCGTGCTGCACGACGTCTGCTCCGCGATCCACCCCATGGCGCTCGCCACCGGGTTCTTCCGAGCCTTCGAACTCGAGCGCCGCATGGAGTTCGTGATCCCCGAGGTGTCGTACGCCAACCCGCTCGACGGCGAGGCCGGGCGCTGGGGCGGCGGGGCGGATCGCGCGGCGCTCGCGTATCGCGACCTCGAGCGCACGGCGACCGAGCTGGGCCGTGACGGCTCCGCGTACGCGCGCTTCTACCGGCCGCTGCTGAGCCACCTCGAGGGCGTCGTCGATTTCGCGCTCGGCGGGTCGATGCTGCGCTGGCCGAGCGATATCCCTGCGGCGATCCTCACGGGCCTGCGAACCCTCGAGCAGGGCACGCCGCTGTGGAACGCCCGCTTCCGAGAGCAGGCGGCGCCCGCCCTCATCTCCGGGGTCGCGGCGCACAGCATCGGCCGCATGCCGAACCTGGCCACGGCCGGGGTAGGGGTCGTGCTCGGCGCGCTCGGGCACGCGCGCGGGTGGCCGGTACCGGTGGGCGGATCCCGAGCCATCACCGATGCGCTCGCCGCCGACCTGCTCGCCCACGGAGGCAGGATCGAGACCGGCCACCCCGTCAGCGACGTCCGCGAGCTGAGCGCATTCAAGGTGAAGCTCTTCGACACGTCGGCGCGCGGGCTGGCCCGGATCGCCGGCTCTGCGCTGCCCGGACGCTACCGGCGGGCGCTCGGCCGCTTCCGCTACGGGGACGCCGCCACGAAGGTGGACTTCGTGCTCGACGGGCCGATCCCCTGGAAGGATCCGCGGGTCGCCGCCGCGCCGACGGTGCACCTCGGCGGCAGCCGCGCAGAGGGCGCCGCTTCCGAGCTCGAGGTCTCGAGGGGGAGGCATCCGAGGCAGCCGTACGTACTGCTCGCGCAGGCGGCGGCGTTCGACCCGTCCCGGGCCCCGCAGCGCGAAGGCGGTCGGGATCTGACGCCCATCTGGAGCTACACGCACGTGCCGAGCGGTTCGACCGTCGACATGTCGGAGGCGGTGATCGCGCAGATCGAGCGGTTCGCACCGGGGTTCCGGGATCGGATCGTCGACCTGCGGGTGATCACGGCGGCCGAGTTCGCCGACTACAACCGCAACTACGTCGGGGGCGACTTCAGCGCCGGCGCCGTCTCGGTGCCGCAGTTGGTCGCGCGCCCCGTGATCTCGGCGGAGCCCTGGCGCACGCCCGCGGCGGGGATCTACCTCTGCTCCTCCTCCACGCCGCCCGGGCCGGGGGTGCACGGTCTCTCCGGGTGGTACGCCGCCCGCTCCGCGCTGCGGCACGAGTACGGTCTGCCCGAGCCCGACCTGGGGTTCGACGGCTCGGTCTGA
- a CDS encoding ABC transporter ATP-binding protein, translating to MARKKKQDAGSAPDGAVTTATDEFELPDDYQPDNDDWSGSQPVKKAKHFWPSAKRLFGLLAPEKGLFSFVVVLVVFSVVLTVIAPKVLGQAVDVIVTGVMGSQIDFGHLSRLILAVIALYFVASALMWLQGYILNRLVMRIVYGLREDIEAKLNRLPLSYFDSRQRGDVLSRVTNDVDNIQQALQQAFSQLVQSLLTVIGITVMMFVVSWQLALIALIALPLSAVIVGIVGVRAQKLFVSQWKYTGAVNGHIEESFTGHELVRIFNRDREMAEEFDRRNEELFQAAYRAQALSGTIMPSMQFVQYLTYVLIAVVGALRVTGGQMTLGDVTAFIQYSREFAQPLAEMGGMANMLQSGVASAERTFELLDADEQEPENAAERLPERSEGRVVFENVSFSYDPAEPLIEDLSLTASPGETVAIVGPTGAGKTTLVNLVMRFYELNSGRITLDGVDITRLSRAELRGHVGMVLQDAWLFDGTIRENIRYGRLDASDDEVVEAARATMVDRFVRQLPDGYDTVISENASSLSAGERQLLTIARAFIANPSLLILDEATSSVDTRTEVLVQQAMQALRTDRTSFVIAHRLSTIRDADTILMMENGSIVEQGSHEQLLARKGAYYELYQAQFAGEVDEAHAEELLTGAIPVATGEPPLGTGAAPAPESGQ from the coding sequence ATGGCGCGCAAGAAGAAGCAAGACGCCGGCTCGGCCCCCGACGGTGCGGTGACCACCGCGACCGACGAGTTCGAGCTGCCCGACGACTACCAGCCCGATAACGACGACTGGTCGGGCTCGCAGCCCGTCAAGAAGGCGAAGCACTTCTGGCCCTCGGCGAAGCGGCTGTTCGGCCTGCTCGCGCCCGAGAAGGGGCTGTTCTCCTTCGTCGTCGTGCTCGTGGTGTTCTCGGTGGTGCTGACCGTGATCGCTCCGAAGGTGCTCGGCCAGGCCGTCGACGTCATCGTGACGGGCGTGATGGGGTCGCAGATCGACTTCGGGCACCTCTCGCGACTGATCCTCGCCGTGATCGCGCTGTACTTCGTCGCCTCGGCCCTGATGTGGCTGCAGGGCTACATCCTGAACCGGCTGGTGATGCGCATCGTCTACGGCCTGCGCGAGGACATCGAGGCGAAGCTGAACCGACTGCCGCTGAGCTACTTCGACAGCCGCCAGCGCGGCGACGTGCTGTCCCGCGTCACGAACGACGTCGACAACATCCAGCAGGCGCTGCAGCAGGCGTTCTCGCAGCTGGTGCAGTCGCTGCTGACCGTCATCGGCATCACCGTGATGATGTTCGTGGTGTCGTGGCAGCTCGCCCTGATCGCCCTGATCGCGCTGCCGCTCTCGGCCGTGATCGTGGGCATCGTGGGCGTCCGGGCCCAGAAGCTGTTCGTCTCGCAGTGGAAGTACACGGGCGCGGTCAACGGTCACATCGAGGAGTCGTTCACCGGCCACGAGCTGGTGCGCATCTTCAACCGCGACCGCGAGATGGCCGAGGAGTTCGACCGCCGCAACGAGGAGCTGTTCCAGGCCGCCTACCGCGCGCAGGCGCTGTCGGGCACCATCATGCCGTCGATGCAGTTCGTGCAGTACCTCACCTACGTGCTCATCGCGGTCGTCGGCGCGCTGCGCGTCACCGGCGGCCAGATGACGCTGGGCGACGTCACCGCGTTCATCCAGTACTCGCGCGAGTTCGCGCAGCCCCTCGCCGAGATGGGCGGCATGGCCAACATGCTGCAGTCGGGCGTCGCCTCGGCCGAACGCACGTTCGAGCTGCTCGACGCCGATGAGCAGGAGCCCGAGAACGCCGCGGAGAGACTGCCCGAGCGCAGCGAGGGCCGTGTCGTGTTCGAGAACGTGTCGTTCAGCTATGATCCGGCCGAGCCGCTGATCGAGGATCTGTCGCTCACGGCCTCGCCGGGCGAGACGGTCGCCATCGTCGGGCCGACGGGTGCGGGCAAGACCACGCTCGTCAACCTGGTGATGCGGTTCTACGAGCTGAACTCCGGCAGGATCACGCTCGACGGCGTCGACATCACCCGGCTGTCGCGCGCCGAGCTGCGCGGGCACGTCGGCATGGTGCTGCAGGACGCGTGGCTGTTCGACGGCACGATCCGCGAGAACATCCGCTACGGCCGCCTCGACGCGAGCGACGACGAGGTGGTCGAGGCCGCACGGGCCACGATGGTGGATCGCTTCGTGCGCCAACTGCCCGACGGCTACGACACTGTGATCTCCGAGAACGCGTCCTCGCTGTCGGCGGGGGAGCGCCAGCTGCTCACGATCGCGCGCGCGTTCATCGCGAACCCGTCGCTGCTGATCCTCGACGAGGCCACCTCGTCGGTCGACACCCGCACCGAGGTACTGGTGCAGCAGGCCATGCAGGCGTTGCGTACCGATCGCACCTCGTTCGTGATCGCGCACCGCCTGTCGACGATCCGCGACGCCGACACCATCCTCATGATGGAGAACGGCAGCATCGTCGAGCAGGGGTCGCACGAGCAACTGCTCGCCCGCAAGGGTGCCTACTACGAGCTCTACCAGGCGCAGTTCGCCGGCGAGGTCGACGAGGCGCACGCCGAGGAACTGCTGACCGGGGCGATTCCCGTCGCCACCGGTGAGCCTCCGCTCGGAACCGGTGCGGCGCCCGCACCGGAAAGCGGGCAGTAG
- a CDS encoding ABC transporter ATP-binding protein yields the protein MALLQLTLHHAKRYWPFVVAVLVLQLLATIAALWLPSLNAQIIDRGIMTGDTDFIWSTGGVMLLVSLGQLVTAVGAVYFGARASMGIGRDLRRRVYRKVDSLSTLEATRFGAGTLITRGTNDVQQIQMLVLMTFNFMVTAPIMAIGGIIMALREDAGLSWLVWASVAVLAVIVGFLVWLLLPLFRKMQDRVDAINGVLREQIMGIRVVRAFVREDFEADRYQTANRNITEVSVKVGNVFVLMFPVIMMVLHIATGAVLWFGGHRVDAGLVEVGSLTAFLQYLLQILMAVMMGVFMTMMIPRAVVCAERLRGLFDTTSELSFPEAETVPSPQAGRVEFSGVTFGFPGAELPVIKNASFVAEPGKTTAIIGSTGSGKTTLLNLVLRLFDPQSGSISIDGAPVNALTREQLAAAVSLVPQRPYLFSGTIASNLRFGNEHATDDELWQALRVAQGEDFVRAKEHGLDEPVSQGGTSVSGGQRQRLSIARALVAKPRVYLFDDSFSALDVATDARLREALPSATEGATTIIVAQRVSTITEADQILVMEDGEIVGRGTHEQLLESNAVYQEIVESQLEAADASGGVA from the coding sequence GTGGCTCTTCTCCAACTGACCCTGCACCACGCGAAACGGTACTGGCCGTTCGTCGTCGCGGTGCTCGTACTGCAATTACTCGCAACCATCGCCGCCCTGTGGCTGCCCAGCCTCAACGCCCAGATCATCGATCGCGGCATCATGACGGGCGACACCGACTTCATCTGGAGCACCGGCGGTGTCATGCTGCTCGTGTCGCTCGGGCAGCTCGTGACGGCGGTCGGCGCGGTCTACTTCGGCGCCCGCGCGAGCATGGGCATCGGCCGCGATCTGCGCCGCCGGGTCTACCGCAAGGTCGACTCGCTCTCCACGCTCGAGGCCACCCGCTTCGGGGCGGGCACGCTCATCACGCGCGGCACGAACGACGTGCAGCAGATCCAGATGCTCGTGCTGATGACCTTCAACTTCATGGTCACCGCACCGATCATGGCGATCGGCGGCATCATCATGGCGCTCCGCGAGGACGCGGGGCTGTCCTGGCTCGTGTGGGCCTCGGTGGCGGTGCTCGCGGTCATCGTGGGCTTCCTGGTGTGGTTGCTGCTGCCGCTGTTCCGCAAGATGCAGGATCGCGTCGACGCGATCAACGGCGTGCTGCGCGAGCAGATCATGGGCATCCGCGTCGTGCGCGCGTTCGTGCGCGAGGATTTCGAGGCCGATCGCTACCAGACCGCCAACCGCAACATCACCGAGGTGTCGGTGAAGGTCGGCAACGTCTTCGTGCTCATGTTCCCCGTCATCATGATGGTGCTGCACATCGCGACCGGCGCGGTGCTGTGGTTCGGCGGGCACCGGGTCGACGCCGGCCTGGTCGAGGTCGGATCTCTCACCGCGTTCCTGCAGTACCTGCTGCAGATCCTCATGGCGGTCATGATGGGCGTCTTCATGACCATGATGATCCCTCGCGCGGTGGTCTGCGCCGAGCGTCTGCGCGGACTGTTCGACACGACCTCGGAGCTCTCCTTCCCGGAGGCGGAGACCGTCCCCTCGCCGCAGGCGGGGCGCGTCGAGTTCTCCGGGGTGACCTTCGGGTTCCCCGGCGCCGAGCTGCCCGTGATCAAGAACGCGTCCTTCGTCGCCGAGCCCGGTAAGACCACCGCGATCATCGGCTCGACCGGTTCCGGCAAGACGACACTGCTGAATCTCGTGCTGCGTCTCTTCGACCCGCAGAGCGGCAGCATCTCGATCGACGGCGCACCGGTGAACGCGCTGACCCGCGAGCAGCTGGCAGCCGCCGTGAGCCTCGTGCCGCAGCGCCCCTACCTGTTCTCGGGCACGATCGCCTCGAATCTGCGCTTCGGCAACGAGCACGCGACCGATGACGAGCTGTGGCAGGCGCTGCGCGTCGCGCAGGGCGAGGACTTCGTGCGCGCGAAGGAGCACGGCCTCGACGAACCGGTCTCGCAGGGCGGCACGAGCGTGTCCGGCGGGCAGCGCCAGCGGCTCTCGATCGCCCGCGCGCTCGTCGCGAAGCCTCGCGTCTACCTGTTCGACGACTCGTTCTCGGCGCTCGACGTCGCCACCGACGCCAGGCTGCGCGAGGCGCTGCCGTCGGCGACGGAGGGCGCGACGACCATCATCGTCGCGCAGCGCGTTTCGACGATCACCGAGGCCGACCAGATCCTCGTGATGGAGGACGGTGAGATCGTCGGGCGCGGCACCCACGAGCAGCTGCTCGAGAGCAACGCGGTGTATCAGGAGATCGTCGAGTCGCAGCTCGAAGCGGCCGACGCGAGCGGAGGTGTGGCCTGA
- the lepB gene encoding signal peptidase I encodes MTVQTSRAEAKPEARRRVFSHPLAHLLAALILIGLVQAFVVKLVLVPSGSMEQTLETGDRVLVDRLAYAFGDARPSNGDVVVFSTREELWPGGNHPEPASAAGWFKHGVRWVLGDLIGIGPTTDRLIVKRVIGTPGQMVECCGEHGRVMVDGREIPEPYVFEDLPFRPEELDCDTAQVSLRCFGPVAVPEGMLLVLGDHRSRSEDGVAECRGSASPQADGSGADCVRWVSEEDVIGEAFAVVWPLGRIGNVE; translated from the coding sequence ATGACCGTGCAGACCTCCCGTGCAGAAGCGAAGCCCGAGGCGCGGCGCAGGGTGTTCTCTCACCCGCTCGCGCACTTGCTCGCGGCCCTGATCCTCATCGGGCTCGTGCAGGCGTTCGTGGTCAAGCTCGTTCTGGTGCCGTCGGGGTCGATGGAGCAGACGCTCGAGACGGGGGACCGGGTGCTGGTCGATCGGCTCGCCTACGCGTTCGGTGATGCGCGGCCCTCGAACGGTGACGTCGTCGTGTTCAGCACGCGGGAGGAGCTCTGGCCCGGCGGCAATCACCCCGAGCCGGCCTCTGCCGCGGGCTGGTTCAAGCACGGGGTGCGATGGGTGCTCGGCGACCTCATCGGGATCGGGCCGACGACGGATCGGCTCATCGTGAAACGGGTCATCGGCACTCCGGGCCAGATGGTCGAGTGCTGCGGCGAGCACGGTCGCGTGATGGTCGACGGCCGGGAGATCCCCGAGCCCTACGTGTTCGAGGACCTGCCCTTCCGCCCCGAGGAACTCGACTGCGATACGGCGCAGGTCTCGCTCCGCTGCTTCGGCCCGGTGGCCGTGCCCGAGGGCATGCTGCTCGTGCTCGGCGACCACCGCAGCAGGAGCGAAGACGGCGTCGCGGAGTGCCGTGGATCCGCCTCTCCCCAGGCCGACGGCAGCGGTGCTGACTGCGTGCGGTGGGTCAGTGAGGAGGACGTGATCGGCGAGGCGTTCGCGGTGGTGTGGCCGCTGGGGAGGATCGGGAACGTCGAGTAG
- a CDS encoding arsenate reductase/protein-tyrosine-phosphatase family protein yields the protein MCTGNICRSPLAEQMLRLRLGGDPRFEIGSAGLHAVVGSPMDEEAAAQLRLHGGDPSTPRGEQLGEGHAAAADLILTMTRGQRDEVVRRHPETIKRVFTLAELRQLIEQVEPVGDPRSRLARAAEIRGAVRLRSEDDVPDPIDAPTAVHAAVAAQIVELTDAIAEGLARP from the coding sequence GTGTGCACGGGCAATATCTGCCGCTCGCCGCTGGCCGAGCAGATGCTCCGCCTGCGACTCGGGGGAGATCCCCGCTTCGAGATCGGCAGCGCCGGTCTGCACGCGGTCGTCGGTTCGCCGATGGACGAGGAAGCGGCTGCGCAGCTGCGCCTGCACGGGGGCGATCCCTCGACTCCGAGAGGCGAGCAACTCGGCGAGGGGCACGCGGCGGCCGCCGATCTGATCCTGACCATGACCCGGGGCCAGCGCGACGAGGTCGTGCGACGCCACCCCGAGACGATCAAGCGCGTATTCACCCTCGCCGAGCTGCGGCAGCTCATCGAGCAGGTCGAACCCGTGGGCGATCCGCGATCCCGTCTTGCCCGGGCAGCGGAGATCCGCGGTGCCGTGCGCCTCCGCTCCGAAGACGACGTGCCCGACCCCATCGACGCTCCCACTGCCGTGCACGCCGCGGTCGCCGCGCAGATCGTGGAGCTCACGGACGCGATCGCGGAGGGCCTCGCCCGTCCCTGA
- a CDS encoding helix-turn-helix domain-containing protein — MGSPRWETAAFGSVSVRSALLSTNESLHCASGAGIMLLLIGQGRAVVRGRGLTGALSEGHGVLALPGQSFEAIAEYGTEALVISGPGELASSLVQSAPRMLTNQTALLGPAASFARQTLRTAERSRIGDYYIERLMQEMIQGLFADTTGAGPTPRGARDPYRRAMSVLEAQFTDGSLTSDDLAEAVNLSRRQLEREFAKHGTTIRREMRRLRIEHAHDMLRDPDYSALSISQIAIHVGFSGASSLARAFGEAGYDSPSRIRRAAKSSVGGAPPRSGDER, encoded by the coding sequence ATGGGTTCCCCGAGGTGGGAGACGGCTGCGTTCGGCTCCGTCAGCGTACGTTCGGCTCTGCTCTCGACGAACGAGAGTCTGCACTGCGCATCCGGCGCCGGCATCATGCTGCTGCTCATCGGTCAAGGGCGCGCGGTGGTGCGCGGACGGGGTCTGACGGGCGCCCTCTCGGAAGGGCATGGCGTGCTCGCGCTGCCCGGGCAGAGCTTCGAGGCGATCGCAGAGTACGGCACGGAGGCCCTCGTCATCTCGGGCCCGGGAGAGCTCGCGAGCTCGCTCGTGCAGAGCGCCCCGCGCATGCTGACGAACCAGACCGCGCTGCTCGGGCCCGCGGCTTCCTTCGCCAGGCAGACGCTGCGCACGGCCGAGCGATCCCGCATCGGCGATTACTACATCGAGCGCCTCATGCAGGAGATGATCCAGGGTCTCTTCGCAGACACGACGGGAGCGGGGCCGACGCCCCGCGGCGCTCGGGATCCGTACCGCCGCGCGATGTCGGTGCTCGAGGCGCAGTTCACCGATGGCAGCCTCACGTCGGACGATCTCGCCGAGGCGGTGAACCTCTCCCGGCGCCAGCTCGAGCGGGAGTTCGCCAAGCACGGCACCACGATCCGTCGGGAGATGCGTCGCCTGCGCATCGAGCACGCGCACGACATGCTCCGCGACCCCGATTACTCGGCGTTGAGCATCTCCCAGATCGCGATCCACGTGGGGTTCAGCGGGGCCTCCAGCCTGGCGAGGGCGTTCGGTGAGGCCGGGTACGACTCGCCGTCGCGCATTCGCCGAGCCGCGAAATCGTCGGTGGGCGGCGCCCCTCCCCGCTCGGGCGACGAGCGCTAA